Below is a genomic region from Vitis riparia cultivar Riparia Gloire de Montpellier isolate 1030 chromosome 5, EGFV_Vit.rip_1.0, whole genome shotgun sequence.
GCTTTTTTCTAGTTTATTTCCAAACACTAAACAATTCTcttcaaaagtgtttttaatggaAATACTATCAACAAAAGCAGCTAcaaataaaagcattttaacCGGAACCACTCCCAAATGGGCTCTAAATAAGGTCAGCTGCCCCAGAGTTGTTTCCTCATTTCAAACATAACATTAGTTCCACTTCCCATGCCATTCTATCTTCTGAAATGCAACTCTTACATGCTCTCGTGGGAGACAGACTGGCAAGTCATATTTACAAAGTCAGTAATTCAAAATGACAACTTTGAATCTCATCTCactgaatttgaaaatttgaattcatgATCATGAACATTCACAAACACCCCTGATTCAAATGGTTGTTATTCTAAACACAAAACAACAATCTTCAATTACAACCCCCCTAACTTAGGAGAATGGATACATTAAAAAAGGTACTAGTTTGATTACCTCATTCAAAAAGTCAGCGTCAACCCCTAATTACACCACAGCACTTCTTTGCCGAACTTTAGCCTTCTCTGCATCAATGATTGATTCCACCAACTTAACGGCGTCCTCAAGCTTCCCCTCCGCATTCACAACCACATAATCAAAATTCTTCATATGATTCATCTCTTCTCTAGCTGTCGCAATCCTCACAAGAAGTGTCTCCTTCGTCTCAGTCTTCCTATCAATCAACCGCTTCACAAGCGCCAATTCACTCTCCGcgacaagaaaaataaacaccGCGGAATCTCCAAAAATCTTCCTCAATGTAGATGCCCCTTGTATGTCCACTCTCAATACAATATCATACCCCATCGTCATGTACTCTCGAATCCGCTGTTTCGGAATGCCCTTATAATCCCCATACACCAGAGCATACTCCAGAAGTTCATTCCTTGATATCATCCCTAGAAACTCCTCTTTGCTGACAAAATAGTAATCTTTCCCCTCAACTTCACCCTCCCGCTTAGCCCGGCTGGTCGCCGTCACCACAAAATGAATACCCTCCCTTGCTTCCCTCAATTTCTTGATCACTGCATCTTTGCCCACCCCGCTCGGTCCGCTAATCACTATGATTATCGGTTTCGGCGGTGGAGACAGTGGCTCCGAGCTAAAAGAAGAACCCAATGTGGCCTCGAGGGCTCTGAGCAACTCCGACCGGTTTTCTG
It encodes:
- the LOC117913925 gene encoding guanylate kinase 2, chloroplastic/mitochondrial yields the protein MLVRRLCTPLTRSDLHLLRLYPKSSKPISISNCRKPFYIKTPKPSAIRYISSTSKMGDARRPPAVPIPPVDTENRSELLRALEATLGSSFSSEPLSPPPKPIIIVISGPSGVGKDAVIKKLREAREGIHFVVTATSRAKREGEVEGKDYYFVSKEEFLGMISRNELLEYALVYGDYKGIPKQRIREYMTMGYDIVLRVDIQGASTLRKIFGDSAVFIFLVAESELALVKRLIDRKTETKETLLVRIATAREEMNHMKNFDYVVVNAEGKLEDAVKLVESIIDAEKAKVRQRSAVV